The proteins below are encoded in one region of Streptomyces cyanogenus:
- a CDS encoding FadR/GntR family transcriptional regulator, with amino-acid sequence MAVTDEAIEKIKGMIVSGALGPGDRLPKESELAAELGLSRNSLREAVRALSLIRILDVRQGDGTYVTSLDPQLLLEAMSFVVDFHRDDTVLEFLAVRRILEPAATALAASRIGEDQLDVLSAQLDALGTQPSVEQLVAADLEFHRSIVRGAGNSVLCSLLDGLSGPATRARIWRGLTQEAAVGRTLREHRAILGALRDRDAEAARSWATVHIASVEQWLRRSL; translated from the coding sequence GTGGCAGTCACCGACGAGGCGATCGAGAAGATCAAGGGCATGATCGTCTCCGGTGCGCTGGGCCCCGGCGACCGGCTGCCGAAGGAGAGCGAACTGGCCGCCGAGCTGGGCCTGTCGCGCAACTCCCTGCGGGAGGCCGTGCGTGCGCTGTCGCTGATCCGGATCCTCGACGTACGGCAGGGCGACGGCACCTATGTCACCAGCCTCGACCCTCAGTTGCTGCTGGAGGCGATGAGCTTCGTCGTGGACTTCCACCGCGACGACACGGTGCTGGAGTTCCTGGCGGTGCGCCGGATCCTGGAGCCGGCCGCGACCGCGCTGGCCGCGTCGCGGATCGGGGAGGACCAACTGGACGTCCTGTCCGCCCAGTTGGACGCCCTGGGCACGCAACCGTCGGTGGAGCAACTGGTCGCGGCCGACCTGGAGTTCCACCGGAGCATCGTGCGCGGTGCCGGCAACTCGGTGCTGTGCTCGCTGCTGGACGGGCTGTCCGGGCCGGCCACCCGGGCCCGGATCTGGCGGGGGCTCACCCAGGAGGCCGCGGTCGGGCGCACGCTGCGCGAGCACCGGGCGATCCTGGGCGCGCTGCGCGACCGGGACGCGGAGGCGGCCCGCTCCTGGGCGACCGTGCACATCGCGAGCGTGGAGCAGTGGCTTCGCCGCTCCCTGTGA
- a CDS encoding PAC2 family protein translates to MIELEGVPELIDPVMVAAFEGWNDAGDAASTAVAHLEREWKGEVFAALDAEDYYDFQVNRPTVFMDGGVRKITWPTTRLSVVRVGGEKPRDLVLVRGIEPSMRWRSFCNELLGFAHELGVELVVILGALLGDTPHTRPVPVSGVTSDPDLARRMDLEETKYEGPTGIVGVLQEACTHAGVPAVSLWAAVPHYVSQPPNPKATLALLNRLEDLLDLRIPQGELPEDARAWQVGVDQLAAEDSEVAEYVQTLEEARDTAELPEASGEAIAREFERYLRRRDVGPPGGKQRPPASGGGGREDDEDGPED, encoded by the coding sequence GTGATCGAGCTGGAGGGGGTTCCCGAGCTGATCGACCCAGTCATGGTGGCCGCGTTCGAGGGCTGGAACGATGCCGGCGACGCCGCCTCCACGGCGGTCGCGCACCTGGAACGCGAGTGGAAGGGCGAGGTGTTCGCGGCGCTGGACGCCGAGGACTACTACGACTTCCAGGTGAACCGCCCCACGGTGTTCATGGACGGCGGTGTGCGCAAGATCACCTGGCCGACGACAAGGTTGTCGGTGGTCCGCGTCGGCGGCGAGAAGCCGCGCGACCTGGTGCTGGTCCGGGGCATCGAGCCGTCCATGCGCTGGCGTTCGTTCTGCAACGAACTGCTCGGCTTCGCGCACGAGCTGGGGGTGGAGCTGGTGGTCATCCTGGGCGCCCTGCTCGGTGACACCCCGCACACGCGGCCGGTCCCGGTCAGCGGGGTCACGTCCGACCCGGACCTGGCCCGCCGGATGGACCTGGAGGAGACCAAGTACGAGGGCCCGACGGGCATCGTCGGCGTCCTGCAGGAGGCGTGCACGCACGCGGGCGTCCCGGCGGTCTCGCTGTGGGCGGCCGTACCGCACTACGTCTCCCAGCCGCCCAACCCCAAGGCCACGCTGGCGCTGCTGAACCGGCTGGAGGACCTGCTCGACCTCCGCATCCCGCAGGGCGAGCTGCCCGAGGACGCGCGGGCCTGGCAGGTGGGCGTGGACCAGCTGGCCGCCGAGGACAGCGAGGTCGCCGAGTACGTGCAGACGCTGGAGGAGGCCCGGGACACCGCGGAGCTGCCGGAGGCGTCCGGTGAGGCGATCGCGCGGGAGTTCGAGCGGTACCTGCGGCGGCGGGACGTGGGCCCTCCGGGCGGCAAGCAGAGACCGCCCGCCTCCGGCGGCGGGGGCCGGGAGGACGACGAGGACGGCCCGGAGGACTGA